One Flagellimonas sp. CMM7 genomic region harbors:
- a CDS encoding triple tyrosine motif-containing protein: MNNTKKILTLVSLVIGAKLFAQELPPIKNYAPSDYLAENQNWDISQAADKVVYVANSKGLLEFNGAKWTLFPSPNETIIRSVKVVDNKIYTGCYMEFGYWQKDDFGMLQYTSLSTEAKKDFEQDEEFWNILDMDQWIVFQSLDRIYIYDLKDNSINTIDSDSSLPKIFNLNQSIYYQRLNKGIFKIENGNGVLVYDDKPFKQDEVINIFQHQGDLLVLTRHNGFYKIQDHSSNKWNVGADTLLSKVSIYSALELKDGGFVLGTISHGLIYLDRNGNLISHIDQVKGLRNNTVLSIYEDFDNNIWLGLDNGISYLNLKSAFKVYHDSKGVAGSVYASVVLNNILYLGTNQGLFYKELNSNSDFRLINSTQGQVWSLNIIGQTLFCGHHTGTFIINENKAKRIADIQGTWNVSDLNGSPNLLLQGNYDGLYVLEKSNNEWHVKNKIEGFNHSSRYFETLEEEIFVNHEYKGVFRIEVDSTFSRAKNVSVDTLIKGANSGIVKYKEDLLYSYEKGILKYDKKDKTFVQDSILSKAYSKDEYLSGKMTVDNKNDYLWIFTNSNINFVSHGNLSSTPIINSIPLTENVRNGIVGYESVTALEETGKYLFGTSSGYVTIDIDDFSEQDFTVNIASIRKAGKNINKDKENLLSKSEKGNFKSDDNNLEISFYTADYNKYLKPSYQYQLLDIYTNWSEWSQESFATFENLPPGEYTFNVKSKIGDRISNNIARYSFKIARPWYISNSLLGLYLFLAILGSILIHNLYKRHYHKRQQKLIEKNKRDMELAQAQNDKEIIKIKNEQLKEEFRSKSNELAASTLSIIKKNELLSKVKEQLVSNIEDKNSVKPIITIIDKSLNQNDDWELFKEAFNNADRKFLKKLKKSHPNLSPNDIRLCAYLRLNLSSKEIAPLLNISPRSVEIKRYRLRKKMDLTHDDNLVNYILKL; the protein is encoded by the coding sequence GAAACCATAATTAGATCGGTAAAAGTTGTTGACAACAAAATATATACTGGTTGCTATATGGAATTTGGGTATTGGCAAAAAGATGATTTTGGAATGCTCCAGTACACCTCTTTGTCAACAGAAGCAAAAAAGGATTTTGAACAAGACGAGGAGTTCTGGAATATTTTGGATATGGATCAGTGGATAGTATTTCAATCACTTGATCGAATTTATATCTACGATTTAAAGGACAATTCTATCAACACTATTGATTCTGATTCTTCTTTACCCAAAATATTCAACCTAAATCAGAGTATTTATTATCAAAGGCTAAATAAAGGAATTTTTAAGATTGAAAACGGTAATGGTGTTTTAGTCTATGATGACAAACCGTTTAAACAAGACGAAGTAATCAACATTTTTCAACACCAAGGGGATTTGCTGGTTCTAACCCGTCACAATGGATTTTATAAAATTCAAGATCATTCCTCTAATAAATGGAATGTAGGCGCAGACACACTGTTATCCAAAGTAAGTATATATAGTGCTCTGGAATTGAAAGATGGAGGTTTTGTTTTGGGAACCATATCCCATGGTCTAATTTATTTGGATAGAAATGGAAATTTAATATCTCATATAGATCAGGTAAAAGGATTGCGAAACAATACTGTTTTATCTATATATGAAGATTTTGACAATAATATTTGGCTTGGACTTGATAACGGAATAAGTTATCTAAACCTAAAATCTGCATTTAAAGTATACCATGACAGCAAAGGGGTTGCTGGAAGCGTCTACGCTTCCGTTGTTCTAAATAACATCTTGTATTTGGGAACAAACCAGGGACTGTTCTATAAGGAATTAAATAGCAACTCAGATTTTAGGTTAATCAACAGTACTCAAGGCCAAGTATGGTCTTTAAATATAATTGGACAAACTTTATTCTGTGGCCATCATACCGGTACATTTATTATAAATGAGAATAAGGCTAAAAGAATTGCAGACATCCAGGGTACGTGGAATGTAAGTGATTTAAATGGGAGCCCCAACCTTCTTTTACAAGGAAATTATGATGGACTATATGTATTGGAAAAATCAAATAACGAATGGCATGTTAAAAACAAGATTGAAGGATTTAATCATTCATCACGCTATTTTGAAACTTTAGAAGAAGAGATTTTTGTAAATCATGAATACAAGGGCGTTTTTAGAATTGAAGTTGATAGTACTTTTTCCAGAGCAAAAAATGTATCCGTGGACACATTAATTAAAGGCGCAAATTCAGGGATAGTAAAGTACAAGGAAGATTTACTGTATTCCTATGAAAAGGGGATTTTAAAATATGACAAAAAAGATAAAACGTTTGTCCAAGACAGTATCCTGAGTAAAGCCTATTCAAAAGACGAATATCTTTCAGGTAAAATGACTGTGGATAACAAGAATGATTATTTATGGATATTCACCAATTCCAATATCAATTTTGTATCCCATGGAAACTTGTCCAGTACTCCAATTATCAACTCCATCCCATTAACTGAAAATGTAAGAAATGGCATTGTTGGATATGAAAGTGTTACAGCTCTAGAAGAAACAGGGAAGTATTTATTTGGAACTAGTTCTGGGTATGTGACCATAGATATAGATGATTTTAGTGAACAGGATTTTACGGTGAACATTGCAAGTATTAGAAAAGCTGGAAAAAATATCAACAAGGACAAAGAAAACTTGTTGAGCAAAAGCGAGAAGGGTAATTTTAAAAGCGACGATAACAATCTTGAAATATCATTCTATACCGCGGACTATAATAAATATTTAAAGCCAAGCTATCAATATCAGCTTTTAGATATATACACCAACTGGAGTGAGTGGTCACAAGAGTCTTTCGCAACTTTTGAAAACCTACCCCCTGGTGAATATACCTTTAATGTAAAATCAAAAATTGGAGATAGAATATCCAATAATATCGCTAGGTACTCTTTTAAAATTGCAAGGCCTTGGTATATCTCAAATTCATTATTGGGGCTTTACTTGTTTTTGGCAATTTTAGGTTCAATCTTAATACACAATTTGTACAAAAGACATTACCACAAGCGACAACAAAAGCTTATTGAAAAGAACAAACGGGACATGGAACTGGCCCAAGCTCAAAACGATAAGGAAATTATAAAGATCAAAAATGAACAGCTTAAAGAAGAATTCAGAAGTAAAAGCAACGAATTGGCCGCTTCAACTTTAAGTATCATCAAAAAGAATGAATTGTTATCCAAGGTCAAAGAACAGCTCGTATCTAATATAGAAGACAAAAATTCCGTTAAGCCAATCATTACTATTATTGATAAAAGCCTAAATCAAAATGATGATTGGGAATTATTTAAAGAAGCTTTTAACAATGCTGACAGAAAATTTTTGAAGAAGTTAAAGAAATCGCATCCCAATCTATCTCCTAACGATATTAGGTTATGCGCTTATCTCCGTTTAAACTTATCCTCAAAAGAAATAGCTCCTTTATTGAACATTTCACCAAGAAGTGTGGAGATAAAAAGGTACAGACTCCGCAAAAAAATGGACTTAACCCATGATGACAACTTGGTAAACTACATCCTTAAACTGTAA